The following coding sequences lie in one Cinclus cinclus chromosome 15, bCinCin1.1, whole genome shotgun sequence genomic window:
- the APOOL gene encoding MICOS complex subunit MIC27, translating into MERLKAGIIQVAKLAAFSSGLPFVCITVYAATEKESKSQLVKPDKLPIYGAPPLRSKYLEEQPGLLQQQLLALRRTTSHYFGWCQSVYVFVKNGIMDSVQFGKDAYDYLNNPPPDFLPKAAVITLSGLAGVVLARKGSRFKKIAYPLGLTTAGYSVCYPAQSVVIAKVTGKKLLCASHQTYEAVRSLWADKETATKLQQESKPIMQEDKKKKGISSTKPESAVESRSFNRTESSPAESWSNEDPVPSSGTVKTSKFKADPKLTDHGQSSPEDVDMYSTRS; encoded by the exons ATGGAAAGACTTAAAGCTGGAATTATCCAG GTGGCAAAGCTGGCAGCTTTTTCTTCTGGGCTGCCATTTGTGTGTATTACTGTATATGCAGCAACAGAAAAGGAATCAAAAAGTCAGCTGGTGAAGCCAGATAAG CTCCCCATTTACGGTGCACCCCCTCTGAGGTCCAAGTACCtggaggagcagcctgggctcctgcagcagcagctcttggcACTGCGGAGGACGACCAGCCACTACTTTGGGTGGTGCCAG AGTGTCTATGTCTTTGTTAAAAATGGAATAATGGATTCAGTTCAGTTTGGAAAAG ATGCTTATGATTACCTGAACAACCCTCCCCcagattttcttcccaaagcTGCTGTCATTACACTGTCAGGCCTGGCTGGCGTAGTGCTGGCAAGAAAAG GTTCTAGATTTAAGAAAATTGCTTATCCATTGGGACTTACTACTGCAGGATATTCTGTTTGTTACCCAGCTCAGTCAGTGGTCATTGCTAAG GTAACAGGGAAAAAGCTACTTTGTGCGAGTCATCAGACCTACGAGGCTGTGAGGTCACTGTGGGCAGACAAGGAAACTGCCACCAAG ctgcagcaagagTCAAAACCAATTATGCAAGAAGataagaaaaagaagggaattTCTAGTACCAAACCTGAGTCTGCTGTTGAGTCAAGATCATTTAACAGAACAGAGTCTTCTCCAGCAGAGTCTTGGAGTAATGAAGATCCAGTGCCTTCATCAG GAACAGTGAAGACATCAAAATTCAAAGCTGATCCAAAACTTACAGACCATGGTCAGTCCAGCCCAGAAGATGTGGACATGTACAGCACCAGGAGCTAA